A DNA window from Chryseobacterium sp. MEBOG06 contains the following coding sequences:
- the metK gene encoding methionine adenosyltransferase: MSYLFTSESVSEGHPDKIADQISDALIDHFLAYDKDSKVACETLVTTGQVVLAGEVKSDAYLDVQTIAREVINGIGYTKGEYMFNGDSCGVISAIHEQSPDINQGVDRAVNDESFEAKANAQGAGDQGMMFGYATNETANYMPLALDLAHTILKELSAIRRENKEITYLRPDAKSQVTIEYSDDHKPIRIDSIVVSTQHDDFGAEEEMLNKIREDIKNILVPRVVALQTEEIKALFNDQIKYHINPTGKFVIGGPHGDTGLTGRKIIVDTYGGKGAHGGGAFSGKDPSKVDRSAAYATRHIAKNLVAAGVADEVLVQVSYAIGVAEPCGLYINTYGTAKVDLHDGEIAKKVSAIFDLRPYAIEQNLKLRNPIYQETASYGHMGKEHYVADKTFNKGHKKELTLKGLEFFTWEKLDKVEEIKAAFGI, translated from the coding sequence ATGTCTTATTTATTTACATCTGAATCCGTTTCAGAAGGACATCCTGATAAAATTGCCGATCAGATTTCCGACGCACTAATCGACCATTTTTTAGCATACGATAAAGATTCAAAAGTTGCATGTGAGACTCTTGTAACTACAGGACAGGTTGTATTGGCAGGAGAAGTAAAATCTGATGCTTATCTTGATGTACAGACAATTGCCAGAGAAGTAATCAATGGAATAGGGTATACCAAAGGAGAATATATGTTCAATGGAGACTCGTGTGGAGTTATCTCTGCAATCCATGAGCAATCTCCTGATATCAACCAGGGAGTTGACAGAGCTGTGAATGATGAGTCTTTTGAAGCAAAAGCGAACGCACAGGGAGCTGGAGATCAGGGGATGATGTTTGGGTATGCTACCAATGAAACGGCTAACTATATGCCGCTTGCTTTAGATCTTGCGCATACAATCCTTAAAGAACTTTCTGCAATCAGAAGAGAAAATAAAGAGATCACTTACCTTCGTCCAGATGCAAAAAGCCAGGTGACTATTGAATATTCTGATGATCACAAACCAATCAGAATAGATTCTATCGTAGTTTCTACTCAGCACGATGATTTTGGAGCAGAAGAAGAGATGTTGAATAAAATCCGCGAGGATATCAAAAACATTCTGGTTCCTAGAGTTGTTGCTCTGCAGACTGAAGAGATCAAAGCTTTATTCAATGATCAGATCAAGTATCACATTAATCCTACAGGTAAATTCGTAATCGGAGGTCCTCACGGAGATACCGGTCTTACCGGTAGAAAAATCATCGTAGATACTTATGGTGGCAAAGGGGCTCACGGTGGAGGTGCTTTCTCAGGAAAAGACCCTTCAAAAGTAGACAGAAGTGCTGCATATGCTACAAGACACATTGCTAAAAACTTAGTGGCTGCCGGAGTTGCTGATGAAGTATTGGTACAGGTTTCTTACGCAATTGGTGTTGCTGAACCTTGTGGGTTATACATCAATACTTATGGAACTGCAAAAGTAGACCTTCACGATGGTGAAATCGCGAAAAAAGTGTCTGCAATCTTTGATTTGAGACCTTATGCTATTGAGCAGAACTTAAAATTGAGAAATCCTATTTATCAGGAAACAGCTTCTTACGGACATATGGGTAAAGAGCATTATGTAGCTGATAAAACCTTCAATAAAGGGCATAAAAAAGAATTGACACTGAAAGGTCTTGAATTCTTTACTTGGGAGAAATTAGACAAAGTAGAGGAAATTAAAGCTGCTTTTGGAATTTAA
- a CDS encoding response regulator transcription factor: MKILIVEDEPQLKDTVQKFLEAEHFIVEYALDYSSGLEKIISYEYDCILLDIMLPDGNGIDLLREIKKMHKKDPVIILSAKDSVDDKVTGLEIGADDYLAKPFHLAELLARVKSVIRRNHQDGENIITYKNISIDPESRIVMVGNKELVLNRKEYDLLYYFVIHPEKTLQKTTLAEAIWGDYIDQADSLDFIYSQIKNLRKKLKTLNAEADFQAVYGIGYKFV; this comes from the coding sequence ATGAAGATTTTAATAGTAGAAGATGAGCCGCAATTAAAGGATACTGTACAGAAGTTTCTGGAAGCAGAGCATTTTATAGTAGAATATGCTCTTGATTACAGCTCAGGCTTAGAAAAAATTATCTCTTATGAATATGATTGTATTCTTCTGGATATTATGTTGCCTGACGGAAATGGTATCGACCTCCTGAGAGAGATCAAAAAGATGCATAAAAAAGATCCTGTGATCATTCTCTCCGCGAAAGATTCGGTGGACGATAAAGTAACCGGACTGGAAATAGGCGCTGATGATTATCTGGCAAAACCTTTTCACCTTGCTGAGCTTTTGGCGAGAGTAAAATCGGTAATCAGAAGAAATCATCAGGACGGAGAAAATATCATTACTTACAAAAACATAAGCATCGATCCGGAGAGCAGAATAGTGATGGTGGGAAATAAAGAATTAGTGCTGAACCGAAAAGAATATGATCTTTTGTATTACTTTGTGATTCATCCGGAAAAGACTTTACAGAAAACAACATTGGCGGAAGCAATCTGGGGTGATTATATCGATCAGGCAGACAGTCTTGATTTTATCTATTCACAGATTAAAAACCTTCGTAAAAAATTGAAAACCCTCAATGCAGAAGCTGATTTCCAGGCTGTATATGGAATAGGATATAAATTTGTCTGA
- a CDS encoding PepSY-like domain-containing protein has protein sequence MKNAKKITGILIVMFLCIGGLIFGQDRVISANQLPKTSKTFLTTHFKGVPVSSAIEDRAIYGVDEYKVYLRNGMKIEFDSQGNWKEVDGKHEKLPYSFIPASIRNYSTRNFPNTYIIKIEKKRWSYKAELSNGLELEFDRNGNFKKIDD, from the coding sequence ATGAAAAATGCAAAGAAAATCACTGGAATACTTATTGTCATGTTTTTATGTATTGGCGGCTTGATCTTCGGACAAGACAGAGTGATCTCTGCGAATCAGCTACCTAAAACATCCAAAACGTTTCTTACTACTCATTTTAAAGGCGTACCTGTAAGTTCAGCTATTGAAGACAGAGCGATCTATGGAGTAGATGAATATAAAGTCTACCTGAGAAATGGAATGAAAATAGAATTTGACAGTCAGGGTAACTGGAAAGAAGTTGATGGTAAACATGAGAAGCTACCTTATAGTTTTATTCCGGCCTCCATCAGGAACTACAGTACCCGAAACTTCCCAAATACTTATATCATCAAGATAGAGAAGAAGAGATGGTCTTACAAAGCCGAACTGTCCAACGGGCTGGAGCTTGAGTTTGACAGAAACGGAAACTTTAAAAAAATTGACGACTAA
- a CDS encoding PepSY-like domain-containing protein, translating into MVNWNLIRSNGRKVSSAKIRKSIVSFMTKHHPCSVVKSIEKKYNAYKIHLLNGICLIFDADGRFVKMN; encoded by the coding sequence ATGGTCAACTGGAATTTAATAAGAAGCAACGGAAGAAAAGTTTCTTCCGCTAAGATTAGGAAAAGTATTGTGTCTTTTATGACAAAGCACCATCCGTGCAGTGTAGTTAAATCTATTGAAAAAAAATATAATGCCTATAAAATTCATTTATTGAACGGGATCTGCCTTATTTTCGATGCTGATGGCCGTTTTGTAAAAATGAATTAA
- a CDS encoding RNA polymerase sigma factor, which yields MKSKSDSLLISLYQKGDEGALSTLIHRHQRELFTFIFYKINDEDLANDIFQDTFMKIIVMLKEGRYNEEGKFILWAKRISYNLIIDYFRSKAKNIKVSQTTFETDEYSIFDLIREPSENIEDQLVTNQIQEDLLRMLQFLPANQQEVIKLRFFDGLSFKEIADHTDMSINTTLGRVRYALINLRKIMEENNIILTR from the coding sequence ATGAAATCAAAATCGGATAGTTTACTAATTTCCCTTTACCAAAAAGGAGACGAAGGGGCCTTATCAACCCTTATTCACCGACACCAGAGAGAGCTGTTTACATTCATTTTTTACAAAATTAATGATGAAGATTTAGCCAACGATATTTTTCAGGATACATTCATGAAGATTATTGTCATGCTGAAAGAAGGACGCTATAACGAGGAAGGTAAATTTATTCTTTGGGCGAAAAGAATTTCCTACAACCTAATCATCGACTATTTCAGATCAAAAGCGAAAAATATCAAAGTTTCACAAACTACTTTTGAAACGGATGAATATTCTATCTTTGATTTAATCAGAGAGCCTTCAGAAAATATTGAAGATCAGCTTGTCACCAATCAGATTCAGGAAGACCTTTTGAGAATGCTGCAATTTTTACCGGCAAATCAACAAGAGGTGATTAAACTGAGGTTTTTTGACGGTCTAAGCTTCAAAGAGATTGCTGATCATACAGATATGAGTATTAATACCACACTGGGTAGAGTGCGATATGCTTTGATTAACCTGAGAAAAATCATGGAAGAAAATAACATAATATTAACCAGATAG
- a CDS encoding sensor histidine kinase yields the protein MKVSLKYYTIKYLIMILLLIIAVWAGLFYAYILDEVHDNVDDGLRNRKIQIIKAVYLNPQLLKNNDFGFNEFKINSIREGDYKNKSRLYNKMYYMEYDDKDQPYRVLEADFIDQFKMHQRLVIRTSTVEEDELIYDLTTALVVLYVFLVISIVAVNGYLLNKAMRPFYLILDKLKKYQFGVPFPQEKQNFSITEFEELNVEINEMIERNELVFYQQKQFIENASHELQTPLAIVINKIDLLIQNENPDKKNLNFLTEVKNDLRRMVGLNKSLLMLSKIENSQFNKTSGVDFNRMISKLVENYEDFIEFKKVEVSIIEKGIFVADFNQDLADILLSNLLKNAVKYNNEEGTLNIIIENDRITFQNSGASVPLDKSKIFNRFYKQGSDHTSTGLGLSIIKTIIKQYPGWDIIYEFEDKMHYFILTKNKA from the coding sequence ATGAAAGTTTCATTAAAATACTACACCATAAAATACCTGATCATGATTCTGCTGCTGATTATTGCAGTGTGGGCAGGATTGTTTTATGCCTATATCCTGGATGAAGTGCATGATAATGTGGATGATGGTTTACGAAACAGGAAGATACAGATCATTAAAGCGGTTTACCTTAATCCTCAGCTGCTGAAGAATAATGATTTTGGATTTAATGAATTTAAAATTAATTCTATTAGAGAAGGAGATTATAAAAATAAGAGCAGGCTCTATAATAAGATGTATTATATGGAGTATGATGATAAAGATCAACCCTACAGGGTGTTGGAGGCAGACTTTATCGATCAGTTCAAAATGCATCAGAGGCTTGTCATAAGAACTTCTACAGTAGAAGAAGATGAATTGATCTACGATCTTACGACAGCTTTGGTCGTGCTTTATGTTTTTTTAGTAATAAGCATTGTAGCTGTCAACGGATATCTGCTTAATAAGGCAATGAGGCCATTCTATTTAATACTTGATAAGCTTAAAAAATACCAGTTTGGGGTTCCGTTTCCCCAGGAAAAGCAGAATTTTTCCATCACGGAGTTTGAGGAGCTGAATGTGGAAATTAATGAAATGATTGAGCGTAATGAACTTGTTTTCTATCAGCAGAAACAATTTATTGAAAATGCTTCTCACGAGCTTCAGACTCCACTGGCTATTGTTATTAATAAAATAGATCTTCTCATCCAGAACGAAAATCCTGATAAAAAAAATCTGAACTTCCTTACTGAAGTTAAAAATGATCTTAGAAGAATGGTGGGGCTTAATAAGTCACTGTTAATGCTTTCCAAAATAGAAAACAGCCAGTTTAATAAAACATCAGGGGTTGATTTTAATAGGATGATTTCTAAGTTGGTTGAGAACTATGAAGATTTTATAGAATTTAAAAAAGTAGAGGTCAGCATCATAGAAAAAGGAATATTTGTGGCAGATTTCAATCAGGATCTTGCGGATATTCTACTCTCCAATCTGCTTAAAAACGCTGTTAAATACAATAATGAAGAAGGTACTTTAAATATTATCATTGAAAATGACAGAATAACATTCCAAAATAGCGGAGCATCTGTTCCCCTGGATAAGTCTAAGATATTTAACCGGTTCTATAAACAGGGATCGGATCATACTTCGACAGGATTAGGGCTGTCTATCATTAAAACAATTATAAAACAATATCCAGGCTGGGATATTATCTATGAGTTTGAAGATAAAATGCACTACTTTATTCTTACAAAAAATAAAGCCTGA
- a CDS encoding YjjG family noncanonical pyrimidine nucleotidase produces MKMQHVYFDLDNTLWDHRRNAYLTIKDLFEKQEITSKYNIDFEEFHSVYHDINEDLWEKIRDGIIGKEYLREHRFYDSFMHFGVDNKELSLYFEENFLDNIVAYNELVEGAEDVLEYLKAKNYTLHIISNGFQEVTERKCTLSGIAPYFKTITSADAIGVRKPNPKIFEYSLGLSEAKKEESILIGDDWIADAMGATAFGMDAIFFDVYKEDKQKEGIKAITHLQQIKEYL; encoded by the coding sequence ATGAAAATGCAGCACGTTTATTTTGATCTCGATAATACACTTTGGGATCACCGCAGAAATGCCTATCTTACCATTAAGGACCTTTTCGAAAAACAGGAAATCACTTCGAAGTATAATATTGACTTTGAAGAGTTTCATTCTGTGTACCATGACATCAATGAAGATCTCTGGGAAAAGATCAGGGATGGTATTATCGGTAAAGAATATTTAAGAGAACACCGTTTCTATGATTCCTTCATGCATTTTGGAGTGGATAACAAAGAACTGTCTCTTTATTTTGAAGAAAACTTTCTGGATAATATTGTGGCTTATAATGAATTGGTGGAAGGAGCAGAAGATGTTCTTGAATATTTAAAAGCCAAAAATTATACGCTTCATATTATTTCTAACGGATTTCAGGAAGTTACGGAGAGAAAATGCACTCTATCCGGAATTGCTCCTTACTTTAAAACCATTACCAGTGCAGATGCAATAGGAGTAAGAAAACCCAATCCTAAAATTTTTGAATACTCTCTGGGGCTTTCTGAAGCGAAAAAAGAAGAGAGCATCCTGATTGGGGACGACTGGATAGCGGATGCAATGGGAGCAACAGCTTTCGGAATGGATGCCATCTTCTTTGATGTTTATAAAGAAGACAAACAAAAAGAAGGGATAAAAGCAATTACCCATCTCCAGCAAATCAAAGAATACTTATAA
- a CDS encoding LysR substrate-binding domain-containing protein encodes MNIQQLEYLIAVDKYKHFGKAAQACFITQPTLSAMIQKFEDELDVKVFDRTTHPIRTTDVGLQIIDQAKVIIESVNELKNKANLLNNILGGTLNLGIIPTVSSFILPTEIFKFLEENPKIQMNVKEMTTDNIIKALKAGELDAGIISTPYDTANEFYQDFLFNEELMIYSSNTEANKKNAYIIPEELNVEKVWLLEEGNCLRNQFENICHLKENTLKPKNLDFLASNIQTLVHMVDKVGGISILPELALSQLSEEQKKNVFRFKKPFPYREISIIYYKPTFKQKIIDELSHSIKNSLELKLNYHISPKEFVSIKPQ; translated from the coding sequence ATGAACATTCAGCAACTGGAGTATCTTATCGCTGTTGATAAGTATAAACATTTTGGTAAAGCAGCTCAGGCTTGCTTTATTACTCAGCCTACGTTAAGTGCCATGATACAGAAATTTGAGGATGAACTGGATGTGAAAGTTTTCGACAGAACTACACACCCTATTCGTACTACAGATGTAGGACTTCAGATCATTGATCAGGCCAAGGTTATCATAGAGTCTGTCAATGAGTTGAAAAACAAAGCCAATCTTTTGAATAATATTTTGGGTGGAACACTCAACCTGGGGATCATTCCTACGGTTTCTTCTTTTATCCTGCCTACGGAAATCTTTAAATTCCTTGAAGAAAATCCAAAGATTCAGATGAATGTAAAGGAAATGACAACCGATAATATCATTAAAGCTTTAAAAGCCGGGGAACTGGACGCGGGAATTATCTCCACACCTTATGATACCGCTAATGAATTTTATCAGGATTTCCTATTCAATGAAGAGCTGATGATTTACAGCTCCAATACTGAAGCTAATAAAAAGAATGCCTACATTATTCCTGAAGAACTGAATGTTGAAAAGGTATGGCTGCTTGAAGAAGGTAACTGTCTTAGAAATCAGTTTGAAAACATCTGCCACCTGAAAGAAAACACACTGAAACCTAAGAACTTAGATTTCCTTGCGTCCAATATTCAGACGTTGGTACATATGGTAGATAAAGTAGGAGGAATCAGTATTCTGCCTGAGCTAGCATTAAGCCAGCTTTCTGAAGAGCAAAAGAAAAATGTTTTCAGATTCAAAAAGCCGTTCCCTTACAGAGAGATCAGTATCATCTACTATAAGCCGACTTTCAAACAAAAAATTATTGATGAATTGTCACATTCTATCAAAAATTCTTTAGAACTTAAATTGAACTATCACATCAGCCCAAAAGAATTTGTGAGTATAAAGCCACAATAG